One segment of Scomber scombrus chromosome 3, fScoSco1.1, whole genome shotgun sequence DNA contains the following:
- the tomm34 gene encoding mitochondrial import receptor subunit TOM34, whose amino-acid sequence MPQKHKSPRSWTELKQAGNECFKTGQYGEATNLYTQAIKELEKSSKNNPEDLGILYTNRAAGYLKDGNCSECVKDCNKSLELYPFNIKSLLRRAAAYEALERYRHAYVDYKTALQIDFNIAAAHDGTNRMTKALTEEDGPSWREKLPPIPTVPLSVREKLFQQSAGSPVQPNQEQPAPQQNGTTETKKPATSDKDIKRGQALKDEGNALVKKGEHKKAIEKYSQSLKHNPNEVTTFTNRALCYLAVKQYRDAVRDCDEALVIDSSNVKALYRRAQAHKELKDTKTCVEDLNRLLKAEPKNSAAMKLLQEAQQQQQQQQQQPQKQQQNQPQKQQPQKQQKQKKKK is encoded by the exons ATGCCTCAGAAACATAAGTCCCCCCGCTCCTGGACGGAGTTGAAACAAGCTGGAAATGAATGTTTCAAGACGGGCCAGTACGGAGAGGCCACCAATCTTTACACTCAGGCCATCAAAGAGCTGGAGAAGTCCA GTAAAAATAACCCGGAGGATTTGGGCATTTTGTACACAAATCGTGCAGCCGGCTACCTGAAGGACGGCAACTGTTCAGAATGTGTGAAAGACTGCAATAA GTCTCTGGAGTTGTACCCGTTCAACATAAAGTCTCTCCTCCGTCGCGCCGCTGCTTACGAAGCTCTGGAGCGCTACAGACACGCGTACGTCGACTACAAGACCGCTCTGCAGATCGACTTCAACATCGCAGCGGCTCACGACGGCACCAACAG gaTGACGAAGGCGCTGACAGAAGAAGATGGTCCTTCATGGAGAGAAAAGCTTCCTCCCATCCCCACCGTTCCTCTGTCGGTCAGAGAGAAACTGTTCCAACAATCTGCAGGAAGCCCCGTACAACCGAACCAAGAACAACCTGCACCGCAGCAGAACGGCaccacagaaacaaagaaacctG CTACCAGCGATAAGGACATCAAGAGAGGCCAGGCGCTCAAAGACGAGGGGAACGCCCTGGTGAAGAAAGGAGAGCATAAAAAAGCCATAGAGAAGTACAGCCAGAGCCTCAAACACAACCCCAACGAGGTCACTACCTTCACCAACCG GGCGCTGTGCTACTTGGCAGTGAAGCAGTACCGAGACGCCGTCAGAGACTGTGACGAGGCTCTGGTGATTGACAGCAGCAACGTGAAAGCTCTCTACAGGAGGGCTCAGGCTCACAAGGAGCTCAAG GACACAAAAACCTGCGTGGAGGACCTGAACCGTCTCCTCAAAGCGGAACCAAAGAACTCGGCGGCcatgaagctgctgcaggaggcgcagcagcagcagcagcagcagcagcagcagccgcagaagcagcagcagaaccaGCCGCAGAAGCAGCAGCCgcagaagcagcagaagcagaagaagaagaagtga